One genomic region from Nocardia vinacea encodes:
- a CDS encoding cytochrome P450: protein MTRSATKQRYGFIKDAACSHDQRLEYDALTASPPEPQQQTEWPITTAADHGPPVDTAEPRIAIYGAEFAADPHAAYRKMRKHGPVAAVDIAPAVPATLVTDYREALRILNDPRYSADPRGWQQRVPPECPALPTLGWRPDALRSSGEDHSRLRRAISAALDRVDQYGLDFTVAHITTALINGFCEYGYVDLLDDFAIPLVGQTLNWLLGLSPETGQAALDAIMVLRAATDSETVKAGNQQLITAMADAVMAKRLHPAADVTSWLIGPPDGLNDAKATYQLAMLYATGSQPTWNLIANILRLMLTDDEFGGRLLYGALSVTDAIDEVLFTDPPLATMSPRFPQQMQILDTTMLPPHQPVLISVSGCNTDPAVHSDDHLGNRSHLAWGAGIHACPARSLATVIATKSLTLLLDALTEIQLAVPDGAGLAWLPGPFHRALTALPVTFSPCPPLELPLA from the coding sequence ATGACGAGATCCGCGACGAAGCAACGCTACGGGTTCATCAAGGACGCGGCTTGTTCCCATGATCAACGTTTGGAGTATGACGCCTTGACCGCCTCACCACCTGAGCCTCAGCAGCAGACGGAATGGCCGATCACTACGGCTGCCGACCACGGACCGCCTGTCGACACTGCCGAGCCCCGGATCGCGATCTACGGGGCGGAATTCGCAGCCGACCCACACGCCGCGTACCGGAAGATGCGCAAGCACGGGCCGGTGGCGGCGGTGGATATCGCGCCCGCGGTTCCGGCCACGCTGGTGACCGATTACCGTGAGGCACTGCGCATTCTGAACGACCCGCGTTATTCGGCCGATCCTCGTGGCTGGCAGCAACGAGTACCTCCCGAATGCCCGGCGCTACCTACGCTGGGGTGGCGGCCCGACGCACTGCGCAGCTCCGGCGAAGACCACTCCCGCCTACGGCGCGCCATCAGCGCCGCCCTCGACCGTGTCGACCAGTACGGCCTGGATTTCACGGTCGCGCACATCACGACAGCGCTGATCAACGGTTTCTGCGAATACGGCTATGTCGATCTGCTCGATGATTTCGCTATCCCGCTCGTCGGGCAGACACTGAATTGGCTGCTGGGGCTATCGCCAGAAACCGGTCAAGCCGCGCTCGACGCGATCATGGTGTTACGGGCGGCCACCGACTCCGAAACGGTCAAGGCAGGCAACCAGCAACTCATCACGGCGATGGCCGATGCTGTGATGGCCAAGCGTCTGCACCCGGCAGCCGATGTGACGTCATGGTTGATCGGGCCCCCCGACGGCTTGAATGACGCTAAGGCGACCTATCAGCTGGCGATGTTGTACGCCACCGGCAGCCAGCCGACCTGGAATCTCATCGCGAACATCCTGAGGCTGATGTTGACCGACGACGAGTTCGGCGGTCGTCTTCTTTACGGAGCGCTGTCGGTCACCGACGCGATCGATGAAGTGCTGTTCACCGATCCACCGTTGGCGACCATGTCCCCACGGTTTCCGCAGCAGATGCAGATCCTCGACACAACGATGCTGCCCCCACATCAACCGGTGCTGATCAGCGTGTCCGGGTGCAACACCGATCCGGCCGTGCACAGCGACGACCACCTCGGTAACCGCTCCCATCTCGCGTGGGGCGCGGGTATCCACGCCTGCCCGGCTCGATCATTGGCGACGGTCATCGCGACCAAGTCTCTGACTCTGCTGCTGGACGCGTTGACCGAGATCCAACTCGCGGTTCCCGACGGCGCCGGTTTGGCGTGGCTGCCGGGCCCCTTCCATCGCGCGCTCACAGCGCTGCCGGTCACGTTTTCCCCATGCCCGCCGCTTGAACTTCCGCTCGCATAG
- a CDS encoding cytochrome P450 — MQQHTLPAPGKAKGTPIEALGPRISIYTAEFAADPHRAYKQMRENYGALVPVELAPGLAATLVIDYRTAVNILTDPEHFSADPREWQKTLHDRTWPILSMLAWRPNALRSNGEEHLRFRRATHDALAGINQYGLRALVERTAVAQVNTFCRSGSADLLSQYCLPVVFAVVTQIIGCTPELGEQLVAASAALFDGQDNAEELFDSALRQLTWLKRTNPGDDVTTRLVRHPAKLSDDEMVQQLLTIISAAIEVPQNWIANTLLLMLTDRLRFIAGLNRGLPPSTSAALAEVLFTNPPMACYCLTYPVQPILAGKVWLPAHQPVITSMTACNSSPEVNTGQYTGNDSHLAFGAGPHACPKPARIVAELMAETAIDQLLDFLPEIRLAIPAEELEWRPGPLHRALSTLPVIFPPSPPQHIL, encoded by the coding sequence GTGCAGCAGCACACCCTCCCGGCGCCCGGCAAAGCCAAAGGGACCCCGATCGAAGCACTCGGGCCTCGAATCAGCATCTACACCGCCGAATTCGCGGCCGACCCACACCGCGCCTACAAGCAGATGCGCGAGAACTACGGGGCGTTGGTGCCTGTGGAGCTAGCACCCGGGCTGGCCGCGACGTTGGTGATCGACTACCGCACCGCGGTCAACATTCTCACCGATCCCGAGCACTTCTCCGCTGATCCTCGTGAGTGGCAGAAGACCTTGCATGACCGCACGTGGCCGATTCTGTCGATGCTCGCGTGGCGGCCGAACGCGTTGCGCAGCAACGGCGAAGAACACTTGCGCTTCCGTCGTGCGACCCACGACGCCCTTGCCGGAATCAATCAATACGGGCTGCGCGCCTTGGTGGAGCGCACCGCGGTCGCCCAAGTCAACACGTTCTGCCGGTCGGGCTCGGCTGATCTGCTCAGTCAATACTGCCTGCCGGTGGTGTTCGCGGTGGTCACCCAGATCATCGGGTGCACACCAGAACTCGGGGAGCAGCTCGTTGCTGCCAGCGCGGCGTTGTTCGACGGACAGGACAACGCCGAGGAACTGTTCGACTCGGCCTTGCGTCAACTGACCTGGCTCAAGCGCACCAATCCCGGCGACGACGTCACCACACGGCTGGTGCGGCATCCGGCCAAGTTGAGCGATGACGAGATGGTCCAGCAACTGCTGACGATCATTTCGGCCGCGATCGAGGTGCCGCAGAACTGGATCGCCAACACCCTGCTGCTGATGCTGACCGATCGCCTCCGATTCATCGCGGGCCTCAACCGTGGCCTGCCGCCCTCGACGAGTGCCGCGCTCGCCGAGGTGTTGTTCACCAACCCGCCGATGGCCTGCTACTGCCTCACCTATCCGGTGCAACCCATCCTCGCCGGCAAGGTGTGGTTGCCCGCGCATCAACCGGTGATCACCAGCATGACCGCGTGCAACAGCAGCCCCGAGGTCAACACCGGCCAATACACCGGCAACGACTCACACCTGGCCTTCGGCGCGGGCCCACACGCTTGCCCGAAACCGGCCCGCATCGTGGCTGAGCTGATGGCCGAGACAGCTATCGACCAACTACTCGACTTCCTCCCAGAAATACGACTCGCCATCCCCGCCGAAGAACTCGAGTGGCGGCCCGGCCCGCTCCATCGCGCGCTGTCCACATTGCCGGTCATCTTCCCGCCCTCGCCTCCCCAACACATTCTGTAA
- a CDS encoding tetratricopeptide repeat protein translates to MPKGLDPAALNARGIELAQKDPAGACWRFAKAAELGDSLGMYHLGVLAAGEEDIAEARRWYLKAAELGNTDAMNNLGVVSRDAGDTAEARRWFRKAAELGNSRSIHNLGVLAMDEGDPAQARQWYLKAAELGNPEAMKSLGVLLDGKDPAQARQWYLKSAELGNRDAMTNLGVMLRDGGNLAEARHWLLAAAEFGHSHAMYNLGVVMEEQGDPAEARRWYRKAADLGNAEAMNNLAILSRDNGDIAEARRWFMPAAELGNTAAMNNLGDLLNDEDPAAARGWFAQAAELGNTDAMTNLGRSLWNENLAEARRWFFHAAELDHPAAMTMVGYLFQADGDLSQARQWYLKAAELGDADAMCQYGMLLMEEEPPAEVTILQWIERAAMLGNTTAMTIMGLWSQEAGDLASARRWMTRAADLGNQDAIAALAEL, encoded by the coding sequence ATGCCCAAGGGATTGGATCCAGCAGCACTTAACGCCAGAGGGATCGAGCTGGCTCAGAAAGACCCCGCTGGCGCATGCTGGCGTTTTGCCAAAGCCGCCGAGCTCGGCGATTCGCTGGGTATGTATCACCTGGGGGTCTTGGCGGCGGGCGAGGAGGATATCGCCGAAGCACGCCGTTGGTACCTCAAAGCTGCCGAACTAGGCAACACTGACGCTATGAACAACCTGGGCGTCGTGTCGAGAGACGCGGGGGATACTGCCGAAGCACGGCGGTGGTTCCGCAAGGCCGCCGAACTCGGCAACTCGCGGTCCATTCACAACCTGGGTGTCTTGGCGATGGACGAGGGGGATCCGGCCCAAGCACGACAGTGGTACCTCAAGGCCGCCGAACTCGGCAACCCGGAGGCCATGAAGAGCCTGGGCGTCCTGCTGGACGGCAAAGATCCGGCCCAAGCACGACAGTGGTACCTCAAATCCGCCGAACTCGGCAACAGGGACGCCATGACAAATCTCGGCGTCATGCTGCGGGACGGGGGGAATCTCGCTGAGGCAAGGCACTGGTTGCTCGCGGCCGCGGAATTCGGCCACTCGCATGCCATGTACAACCTCGGCGTCGTGATGGAAGAGCAGGGGGATCCCGCCGAAGCACGGCGCTGGTATCGCAAGGCCGCCGACCTCGGCAACGCAGAGGCCATGAATAACCTGGCCATCTTGTCGAGAGACAATGGGGACATCGCCGAAGCACGGCGCTGGTTTATGCCAGCTGCCGAACTGGGCAATACGGCCGCCATGAACAACCTTGGGGACTTACTCAACGACGAAGATCCCGCTGCCGCGCGGGGCTGGTTCGCGCAAGCCGCCGAACTCGGCAACACAGATGCGATGACAAATCTGGGCCGCTCACTCTGGAATGAGAACCTCGCCGAAGCGCGGCGCTGGTTTTTCCACGCTGCCGAACTGGACCACCCAGCCGCCATGACCATGGTGGGCTACTTGTTCCAGGCTGACGGCGATCTCAGCCAAGCGCGTCAGTGGTACCTGAAGGCCGCCGAACTCGGCGATGCGGACGCTATGTGTCAGTACGGCATGCTCCTTATGGAGGAGGAGCCCCCCGCAGAAGTCACGATTCTGCAGTGGATCGAACGTGCGGCGATGTTGGGGAACACGACCGCGATGACGATCATGGGTTTGTGGTCGCAGGAAGCCGGAGATCTCGCCAGCGCGCGACGCTGGATGACCCGCGCCGCCGACCTCGGCAACCAAGACGCAATTGCCGCCCTCGCCGAATTGTGA
- a CDS encoding alpha/beta hydrolase, whose product MISATAKSLARTRAIAMVGAVIALLCSAPGAAHADQPGSESARCEATSWPVPLGAMGGTLCRPEQPTGTIVVLLSGAATNARYWDWPIQPQTYSARRALTTAGYATLTLDLLGTGTSTRPPSAAVTATVQAQGVHEIVTALRTGINGHPEFQTIILGGVSLGAGVAAMSAATYHDVDGVLLQGFSHSVSPMETLKAVGGFIPAATDPRFADRGLDPGYLSTRQGSRAASFVGPNTDPVALTVDDAEVADTFSPAEMVDGLMSTIAPLTSNIDAPVLIVNGELDQLCARAVCSSSASLADAERRYFAPAAQLLTYILPGAGHAVTVAPNTGRFQDCLVAWAGSLAARAGRGSEAVCA is encoded by the coding sequence ATGATCAGCGCTACAGCGAAATCCCTTGCCAGAACCAGGGCTATTGCGATGGTGGGAGCCGTCATCGCGCTGTTGTGTTCAGCACCCGGTGCAGCCCACGCCGATCAACCAGGCTCGGAGTCCGCGCGCTGTGAAGCCACTTCATGGCCGGTGCCGTTGGGCGCGATGGGCGGCACACTGTGCCGTCCCGAGCAGCCGACGGGCACTATCGTGGTACTGCTGTCCGGTGCGGCAACCAACGCCCGCTATTGGGATTGGCCGATACAGCCGCAGACATACAGCGCGCGACGCGCGCTCACCACCGCGGGCTACGCGACTCTCACCCTCGACCTACTCGGAACCGGCACCAGCACACGACCGCCCAGCGCGGCGGTAACGGCCACCGTCCAAGCCCAAGGCGTGCACGAAATCGTCACCGCGCTGCGGACCGGTATCAATGGGCATCCCGAATTCCAGACGATCATCCTCGGTGGGGTGTCGCTGGGAGCCGGAGTCGCAGCCATGTCGGCCGCGACCTACCACGACGTCGATGGCGTCCTGCTGCAAGGGTTTTCACATTCCGTGTCGCCCATGGAGACGCTGAAGGCCGTGGGTGGTTTCATCCCCGCCGCCACCGATCCACGATTCGCCGACCGCGGCCTGGACCCGGGTTATCTCAGCACGCGCCAAGGCAGCCGGGCAGCCAGTTTCGTGGGCCCGAACACTGATCCCGTCGCACTCACTGTCGATGACGCCGAGGTCGCCGACACCTTCAGCCCGGCGGAAATGGTAGACGGGCTGATGAGCACCATCGCGCCCCTGACCAGCAACATCGACGCACCTGTGCTGATCGTCAACGGCGAGTTGGACCAGCTGTGCGCACGGGCGGTGTGTTCGTCGAGTGCGAGCCTGGCCGATGCGGAGCGGCGCTATTTCGCGCCAGCAGCCCAGCTACTGACCTATATATTGCCCGGCGCGGGTCACGCGGTCACCGTAGCGCCGAACACCGGGCGGTTTCAGGACTGCTTGGTGGCGTGGGCCGGGTCGCTGGCGGCACGCGCGGGCAGGGGATCGGAGGCTGTCTGTGCATGA
- a CDS encoding acyl-CoA dehydrogenase family protein produces the protein MTIDLTTTRAHIDSEPVDALRTALLGPDAALRARVRDTVTALGDLPRSGLTYSEQAGLAPDLLRSVIAALGGAGTAIATDVELRGILCEEVAVSAPRLLPVLTGHFDLAMGAILSLGSGADYQQECLAELDTGAALGALMLTELGGTNAAADHRTTATWDLVSGGFLLSTPDIRAAKFMPNVGSDAPKVVVVTARLIIDGCDQGVFAFLLKLRSSTGLAAGVEVELLPDKAFAPMDHAVIRFRDCWVPRQALLGGDWARIDANGRFECDLPVGERFRRAVAGLGGGRLDLANASVASARAALTGLANFARQRGSGTRMADRDAVQANLVTGLVSLYAATILGRHLRDMRTAADGANADNALWSMLAKPALTRAAQRGLRMCRERTASHGSLLINHLGDWDGNVLGARIAEGESQVLQKTAGRALLHRPPLQLPDTPLELPWTVELLAERERIIADGLRCGDFTVAGPVLGPDGAAIELATATAERALATAPLIAASNVRDPFASDLLATVGAAYALERIHARRGWYIDHPVRIGDEYRPPMTIAAELIGHHRVLLDHFPQLLAAFDIPDLPGAPLFASDYTEPYKTLTGWRDETFPSNHTHRDRSSDATESSKG, from the coding sequence ATGACCATCGATCTCACCACCACCCGCGCCCACATCGACAGCGAACCTGTCGATGCCTTGCGGACCGCGCTGCTCGGCCCGGACGCCGCGCTGCGGGCCCGGGTTCGCGACACCGTGACCGCGCTTGGGGATCTGCCCCGGTCGGGCCTGACGTACTCCGAACAGGCTGGGCTTGCCCCGGATCTTTTGCGATCGGTGATCGCCGCGCTCGGTGGGGCCGGGACAGCGATCGCCACTGACGTCGAGCTGCGGGGCATCCTCTGCGAGGAGGTCGCAGTCAGCGCGCCCAGGCTCCTGCCGGTGTTGACCGGGCATTTCGACCTGGCGATGGGGGCGATTCTGTCGCTGGGGTCCGGCGCGGACTATCAACAGGAATGCCTCGCCGAACTCGACACCGGCGCGGCGCTGGGGGCGTTGATGTTGACCGAGCTCGGTGGCACCAACGCAGCGGCCGACCATCGGACCACAGCGACATGGGATCTCGTGAGCGGTGGATTCCTGTTGTCGACACCAGACATTCGCGCCGCGAAATTCATGCCCAACGTCGGTTCTGATGCACCCAAGGTCGTAGTGGTCACCGCCCGGTTGATCATCGACGGCTGCGACCAGGGCGTGTTCGCGTTTCTGCTGAAATTGCGTAGCAGCACAGGCCTGGCTGCTGGTGTAGAGGTGGAGTTGCTACCCGATAAGGCCTTCGCGCCGATGGACCATGCAGTCATCCGGTTCCGTGACTGCTGGGTGCCGAGGCAGGCGCTGCTGGGCGGGGACTGGGCCCGCATCGATGCCAACGGCAGGTTCGAGTGCGACCTGCCGGTGGGTGAGCGGTTCCGCCGCGCGGTGGCCGGGTTGGGGGGCGGGCGGCTCGACCTGGCGAATGCTTCTGTGGCCAGCGCTCGCGCCGCCCTGACAGGTTTGGCGAACTTCGCCAGACAGCGCGGGTCGGGCACCCGGATGGCCGACCGCGATGCGGTCCAGGCCAACCTGGTTACCGGGCTGGTTTCCCTCTATGCCGCAACCATCCTTGGGCGACACCTTCGCGACATGCGCACAGCCGCCGACGGTGCCAACGCAGACAACGCGCTGTGGTCGATGCTCGCGAAACCGGCACTGACTCGCGCGGCGCAGCGGGGACTGCGGATGTGTCGAGAACGCACCGCGTCGCACGGATCACTGCTGATCAACCACCTGGGAGACTGGGATGGCAACGTCTTGGGAGCGCGCATCGCCGAGGGCGAGTCTCAGGTTCTGCAAAAGACGGCAGGGCGGGCGCTGCTGCACCGCCCGCCGCTGCAACTGCCGGACACACCACTAGAGCTGCCGTGGACTGTCGAATTGCTCGCTGAGCGCGAACGGATAATCGCCGACGGTCTGCGGTGTGGCGACTTCACAGTCGCCGGACCGGTGCTGGGCCCGGACGGCGCTGCCATCGAACTGGCCACCGCAACCGCTGAACGGGCTCTGGCAACCGCCCCGCTGATCGCAGCGTCCAATGTCCGCGATCCATTCGCCAGCGATCTGCTCGCGACGGTAGGCGCGGCGTACGCGCTCGAACGCATCCACGCGCGCCGCGGCTGGTACATCGACCACCCGGTCAGAATCGGCGATGAATACCGGCCCCCGATGACGATCGCCGCCGAACTCATCGGCCACCACCGCGTGCTCCTCGACCACTTTCCGCAGCTGCTGGCCGCCTTCGACATCCCCGACCTGCCCGGCGCGCCGCTGTTCGCCAGCGACTACACCGAGCCGTACAAGACGCTCACCGGCTGGCGCGATGAAACCTTCCCTAGCAACCACACACACCGTGACCGATCCAGCGATGCCACCGAGAGCTCGAAAGGTTAA